In Alkalimarinus alittae, the DNA window GTGCTCTCGGCAAGCAAGTGGTCGAGAATAGTCCTTACCTTTCTGAGGCTATGATAGTTGTCACAGGTGAAGCTCAGTCGGGAATAACGTTGACCAAGCGAGCGATTACGGCATTTGTTGAGTCTAATTGGGATAAGATGCACTTGGCGAATGTTAATACCACGCTAAATGCTGTTCGTGGAAGTATGTTTATTGTAGGTGAGGAGCGATTAGCGGCTGCCCTCTCAGCAAGTGCTGCATGCATAGAAAAAGAATTGCTTGAAAAAGATTCGCGTCCAGATGAATCGATATTAGATACACTTGCTGATGTATTAACATCTTTAGAGTATTACATCGAAACAATCAGCGGCAGAGAGTCAGTGAATGCTGATTTATTGTCCTTGGCGGAAGAAAGCTTAAAATCTATCAATTACCCTGTCTGTTAACCGAGTAGGGTGTTTACATCGATAAACAGGCATAAAAAAGGCAGTTAATAATAACTGCCTTTTTTATTTAGCAAAAAATTAACCGATGCTGAAAAGCTCGCCTAATTTAGTCGCTAGCATCATATCGCCTTCAGCACGAAGCTGACCAGCCATAAACGCTTGCATACCGTCAGTTTCACCACTAACGATACCCTGAAGAGTTTCAGTGTTCATGATTAGCGTTACAGATGGATCATCATGTTCGCCAGCAATAAGTTCACATTTGCCGTCATTGATTACCAAGTGATAATCGTCGGCATCTTCGATTGCGAATTGAAATACTAAATCGACACCAGCTGCTGCATCGGCGTTAAAGTTGTCTTTTAAAGTCTCGAAGATTTTTGCTACAGGCATTTGTATATCCTTTTGCGTATTTGGATTAACTCACACTTACTAATTAATGTTTAGATATCATGTGATGCTAGTGTATCTTTCTTGGTTTAGTAGTCGATTATTAATCGAGTAAAGTCAGATTATGTCGTATTGAGCGTTATGTCAATAGCCAATCGAACGCTTGTTTGAAATTAAATTCACTTCACATTAGTTAAAAATAACCATCAACCGAATGGGTCTTCGGCCTTGTATTTAGCTAGATCGCCCTCATAATCGAGCATTGACTCAGTTAATTAAATGCTGGCTTTATATCATGGTTGCAGGCTTGATAGTGTTCAGTCACTGTTACAAAGCCTTAGCGTTTCTTTAAATATACTCAAAATATAGATTATTAAGGGGAAGGTGTTGGAATTTTTGGCGGAGTATGGGGTTTTTCTTGCAAAGGCAGTAACAGTTGTTATTGCTGTTGTGCTAGCGGTTGCAGGTGTTGTGGCTGTTTCATCAAAGGGTAAAGCAGGCGCTGAGGGGGCTATTGAGGTCACCAAAATCAATAAGCGAATAGCTGAGATGAAAGAAGCGATTGAGGACAAAATACTCGATAGGGATACGATTAAAGAAAAGCAGAAAGTTGCAAAAAAAGAGCAAAAATCTAAAAAGAAAAACAAAAGCGCCGACGAAACAACTGAGGCTAAAAAAAGAATGTATGTCATCGACTTTGATGGCGACATTAAGGCATCTGAAAATGAAACGCTACGTAACTCTATTACGGCTGTGTTATCAGTTGCTGACCCTAAAAATGATGAAATTGTCATTAGGCTCGAAAGTGGTGGCGGTATGGTCCACTCCTATGGTCTTGCATCGGCGCAACTTAACCGGATCAAAAACGCAGGCATACCTTTGACAGTGTGTGTAGATAAAGTCGCAGCCAGTGGTGGTTACATGATGGCTTGCGTAGCAGATAAAATTATTGCGTCACCTTTTGCTGTGTTGGGCTCTATAGGTGTTGTTGCTCAGGTCCCCAACTTTAATAAACTATTGAAGAAAAATAGCATCGATATTGAGTTGCTTACGGCAGGCGAGCATAAACGCACGCTCACGATGTTTGGCGAAAATACAGATCAAGGTCGAGAGAAATTTAAGCATGATCTTGAAGATACCCATGACTTGTTTAAAGCATTCGTTAGAGAGCATCGGCCTGTCGTCAATATTTCGGAAGTGGCCAATGGAGATGTTTGGTTTGGTCGACGCGCTCTTGATGTTAAGTTAGTTGACGAGCTCAAGACTTCAGATGAATACATAAACCACGCATGTGATTCACTTGATGTGTTTGAGGTTCAGTATAAAGAGAAGAAGTCTCTGCAAGAAAAGCTTGGTTTATCGGTTGCGGCAGGGGTAGAGAAATCAGTTCATAAGTTAATTAGCTCACTACAGCAGAGTCGTTTTATCTCTTAAAGTGGCTATTTGATTGCGCCAAAGTGGTGCCCCTATATCGTGGTATATGTTGCTTATACGTTGTAGGGGTGGAGTACACTTTGGTGTGCACCTCTTATTACTTAATAAGAGGTCTTCTGTCATCCCCGTCTTATCTACCTCTCTGGTCTAATCCCGTCTTAATTTGTCGCTTACTGCAATAGGGCTAGGGTATCTAAAAATCACCACATAAGAATTCAAAATAAACGTAATGATGGCTGTTGCTTGAATAACATGAGAGGCATTGGTGCCGATAATCGCTGTTGTTGTGGCAAGAAATGCGATAAGCAAAGAAAATTCGCTTATCTGACCTAATCTAAACCCCACCTCCCATGCTTCGCCTGCAGGCTCTTTGATAAAGCCTAACAAATACCGGAATGTGATCGGTTTAATGATAAGGATACAAGCGGCCAATATACTAGAGGCTAAAATGACCTCAGACAAAAGCCCTAAGTTAAAGCTGGCGCCCAGGGAGAAGAAAAATAAAATTAAGAAAAAGTCTCTTAAAGGTTTGAGGTGGACAGCAATATACTGGGATATCGGGCTAGTCGCGATGCTTATACCGCCTATAAATGCACCGATTTCAAGTGATAGTCCGCATAACTCCGCAAGTTGTGCCATGCCTAGGCACCAACCAATAGCGAGCAAAAAAATGTATTCGTGAAACCGATCAAAATGCTGTAGTAGTTTAACGATAACGTATTTAACTGCTACAAAGGCGACCAGCACAAGAACGGGTAGCATAATCAGTGTTTGCAAAAACTGCTGCCAAGTAGATTCAGATTCTTTTCCGCCCAGCATAAGTAGAACAATAATGGCGATCAAATCTTGCAGCAGCAATAAGCCAACTACAAGCTCACCAGTATGTCTATGGTGGAGTACTGTTGTGGGTAATAATTTGATGCCGATAATGGTGCTAGAAAACATCATTGCTACGCCAATTACGGCGCTTTCAATTTGGGTGTAGCCAAATAGATAAGCAACAGCATAGCCGCAAGCTGCAAACACGAGTGAGCTGCCTATTGCGACGAGGGTTGCTTTTCTGAGCATGTGAATTAAGTTTCGGGGCTGCATGTCTAGCCCTAAAAGAAACAGCAAAAATATAATGCCGATCTCTGATATTTCTGAAAGCAGGCTAGCGTCAGTGACTAAATGAAGTCCATAGGGGCCAAGAATGGCGCCTAGCGCGATGTATGCAACGAGTAATGGTTGTCTTGTATATAAGACTACTGATGCCAGAACGGCTGCGCCTGAGAATATCAGGAAGAACGTGGTGACTATTGATTGGCTTTCCATAGGTTCAGGTGTCCATTTAAGTCAGATGTTCATCTAAAGTTTGTGGTGGCTTGTGTTCGTTTTAGGAAGTGATGATAGCGTCTTTGTACCGCTTATCTTAACCTAAAAGTAAATAAAATTGAGTTAAAATTTACGAATTATGATCGGTGTTGCCATATAGAGGGGAGTAATTAGCGCTATAAAATAGCGCTAATTACTAAGCGTTAGCGTCTTCGAAATAATGGTGTATTTCGGTCGCAGGCCGCTTGGTAGCTATTTGAAAAAACATTAAGGCCTGTTAGTGCAACCTCTATGTCTCTGTCTGCTCGTACAGCAAAGGCATTAAAGCCGCAGCGTTTCATATAAAACAACTGATCTTGAAGTACGTCGCCTACAGCACGTATTTCGCCTTTATAGTTAAAACGCTCACGCAATAAACGCGCGTAAGAGTAACCTCTGCCGTCAGCGAATTTAGGAAAGTTAATCGCCACTACAGGGATTGAGTCTAAATCAGAAGCGATGTGGCTAGGTTCTTCGTGACTATCAAGCCATACACCAATATCTGACCTTGCACTTAGTGATGCTTTATTCTGATTCCAGTAGCTTAATGGCACAATGGCTGGCTGTTCAGGAAGTGCACCTTCAAAGTCGGCGTCAACAACAATCCAGTTATCGTCGATAATTTGATTGTCTTTAATGAGCTTTGGCATATACACGCTCCTTAAATGGCGTCATTCCAATTCGGCGGTATGTATCAAGAAACAACTCTTCAGCTGTTCTGTTTTCAACATACACATCAATAATTTTTTCTACAATATCTGCCATTTCTTCACGAGCAAAAGAAGGGCCGAGTATTTTACCAATCGATGCATCTTTACCAGAGCAACCACCTAATGAAACCTGGTAGAACTCTTGTCCTTTTTTATCTACACCTAATATTCCGATATTGCCAACGTGGTGATGTCCACAAGCATTCATACACCCTGAAATATTGAGCTCAATTTCACCCAGGTCATATAAGTAGTCGAGGTTATCAAAACGTCTTTGGATTTGTTCTGCAATAGGAATTGATTTCGCGTTTGCAAGGGCGCAGAAGTCACCACCAGGGCAGCAAATAATATCTGTTAGCATGTTAAGGTTAGGGGTGGCAAACCCTGCAGTTTGTGCTTTTCTCCAAACAGCAAATAAGTCTGACTGCTTAACGTCAGCCAACACGATATTTTGATCGTGAGCGATACGTACTTCGCCAAAACTATATTTGTCAGCCAGATCTGCTATCAATTCAAGTTTATCGTCGCTGACATCGCCAGGTGGAATGCCTGTCTTTTTAAGGGTAAGCGTAACAATTGAGTAACCAGGAATCTTATGCTCGTTGGTGTTTCGGTTAACCCAGTTAGCAAAGGCTTTGTTGGAGGCTAATTGCTCTTCAAACTCAGTTGAAGAGGTGATGTCCTCGTAGCTAGGCTCAACAAAAAAGCCTTTAACGCGATTGATTTCTTCAACGGTTAATTTGGCTGCACTGTCTTTGATGTGCTGCCACTCTTCTTCAACTTTTTGTGCAAATACTTCTGGGGTTAGTGCTTTAACCAGTATCTTAATACGTGCTTTAAATTTGTTATCCCTACGTCCATGTTGATTGTAAACACGAACAATCGCTTCAAGGTAGGTTAATAGGTCAAGCTCTGGTAAGAATTCATTAATGGCAGAACCCAATAAAGGTGTTCTACCAAGCCCGCCGCCTACAAATACTCTAAAGCCTGTTTCGCCATGTTCATTTTTTACTAATTCTAGGCCGATATCATGAACCTTCATGGCAGCACGATCTTCGGTAGGGCAAGCGTTTACCGCAATTTTGAATTTACGTGGTAGATATGCAAACTCAGGGTGGAATGTAGACCATTGACGAATGATTTCGCAATAAGGGCGAGGGTCAGTGACTTCGTCTTTGAATACACCGGCAAACTGGTCTGTCGTTGTATTACGAATGCAGTTTCCGCTTGTTTGAATGGCGTGCATCTCCACTTTATGCAGTGATTCAAGCATATCTGGGATATTTTTTAATTCAGGCCAGTTAAATTGTACGTTCTGGCGAGTAGTAAAATGCACATAGCCCTTGTCATATGTTCTAGATAAGTCAGCAAGATTTCTAAGCTGCACAGACGAGAGCATACCGTAAGGAATGGCGACCCGGAACATAGGCGCAAGGCGCTGTATATACAGCCCATTTTGCAACCGTAGAGCTAGAAATTCGTCTTCTGATAGGTCTCCAGCAAGGAAACGTTCAGTTTGACCTCGGAACTGCTTTACTCGCTCAAGGACGAGGTTGCGATCATAGTCGTCGTACTTGTACATTGTGATGATTTAGCCTATTCAGTTACTGAGCAGAAATCCTTTCTTGGCACATTGAGTTATAAAATGGCCGAATTTAAAAGGGTGCTAAAGATACCAGTTTATCCTTATTCTTAAAATGATTATTTATTAATATCTTAAGAATAAAATGGCATAAAGAAGGGGTGCCATACGTACTTTTTGCTCGCAATGGCACCTAACAGATTTATTGATCGATCGTTTAGTCAGCCTCGTAAGCTAAGTTAGGAGACAGCCAACGCTCCGCCTCTTTTAGAGACATGTTTTTACGCTTCGCATAGGATGCGACTTGATCACGATTTATTCTACCTACTGCAAAGTAGCTAGATTCTGGGTGTGAATAATAAAACCCACTGACCGATGATGCAGGCATCATAGCGTAGTGATCGGTTAGTTCAACGCCGCTATTTGCTGTGGCATCAAGAATCTTAAATAGAGACCCTTTTTCGGTATGCTCTGGGCAGGCAGGGTAACCAGGTGCTGGGCGTATCCCTTTATAGCGCTCTTTAATCAGGTCTTGATTGTCTAGTGCTTCTTGATTTGCATAACCCCAGAATTCTTTACGAACGCGTTCGTGCATTCTTTCGGCAAATGCTTCAGCAAGTCTATCTGCAAGTGCTTTAACCAAGATACTGTTGTAATCATCGTTGTTATCTTGGTAATTCTTTGCGAGTTCTTCTGCCCCAATACCGGCCGTCACAACAAAACCACCAATATAGTCCTGCTTGCCGGATTCTTTTGGGGCAATAAAGTCTGCTAGAGAGTAGTTGGGCTTTTCAGTTGCCTTGTCTGTCTGCTGGCGGAGGTGATGAAGCGTTTGAAAGCACTCGGTACGCGCATCATCGCTATACAGTTCAATTGAGTCTGAGTTGACTGTGTTTGCAGGCCAGAAACCAATAACCGCTCGAGCGGTGAGAAGTTTCTCATCGATCATTTTCTTTAGCATTGTTTGTGCGTCATTAAATAGGCTGGTAGCGGCTTCACCCACTTTTTCATCACTAAGTATCTTAGGGTATTTGCCTGCTAGATCCCAAGCTATGAAGAATGGAGTCCAGTCGATATATGCAATGAGTTCTTCTAGAGGATAATCAACAAATGTTTTGAGTCCAGTAAATGTCGGAGCCGGTGGTGTGTAGTTATCCCAATCTGTTTTAAATTGACGATTAATCGCTTCTTTGTATGTTAAAAGCGGTGTTTTAGCGGCTCTGTTTTTACGGCGTTCTCTAACACCTTCGTATTCCTCACGAATGCCTTTAACAAACTCTGGCTTCATGGTGTCACTTAAAAGTGAGGTAGAAACCGCAACACTTCGTGATGCATCCGAAACATAGATCGCAATGTCGTTTTTGAAGCGTGGCTCAATTTTAACGGCAGCATGGGCTTTTGACGTTGTAGCACCCCCAATCATCAGTGGTATTTCAAAGCCTTCTCGCTGCATTTCTTTAGCGACATGTACCATCTCATCAAGAGAGGGTGTAATTAACCCGCTCAGGCCGATAATGTCAACGTTCTCTTCTTTGGCGCGTTTCAGTATTGTTTCGCATGGAACCATAACACCGAGGTCGATAACTTCGAAGTTGTTACACTGCAATACAACACCGACGATATTCTTACCGATATCGTGCACATCACCTTTAACTGTCGCCATTAGAATCTTGCCTTTGGCTTTAGTGGCTTCCCCCTTTTCTGCTTCAATGAAGGGGAGGAGGTGGGCAACAGCTTGCTTCATCACCCTGGCGCTTTTTACCACTTGAGGTAAGAACATTTTTCCTTCGCCAAATAGGTCGCCTACCACGTTCATGCCATCCATTAATGGACCTTCGATAACGTGAATGGGTCTATCCGCTTCAAGTCTTGCTGCTTCTGTATCTTCAATTATATAGGTCGTAATGCCCTTAACTAAGGCGTGTTCTAAGCGCTTTTTGACAGAAAAATCACGCCATGCAAGGTCTTCTTTCTTTTGTTGGACGCCATCGCCTCGATAGTTATCCGCGATTTCTAGTAGTCGATCTGTAGAGTCTTCTCGACGGTTAAGTACAGCATCCTCTACGCGCTCTTTAAGAATGGGGTCTATATCGTCATAAATAACCAATTGACCAGGATTAACGATACCCATATTCATACCCGCTTTAATGGCGTGGTATAAAAATACTGAGTGTATTGCTTCTCTAACGGGGTTATTGCCTCTAAACGAAAACGAAACGTTACTTACGCCACCAGAGATGCTGGCATATGGAAGGTTTTGTTTAATCCAGGCTGTTGCTTCAATAAAGTCGACAGCGTAATTCGAGTGCTCATCTATGCCCGTGGCGATCGCAAAAATGTTGGGGTCAAAAATAATATCCTGCGGTGGAAAGCCAATGCTGGTCAAAACATCATACGAGCGTTTACATATTTCAGTTTTACGTTCAAATGTATCTGCTTGTCCGTCTTCGTCAAATGCCATAACTACAGCTGCAGCACCGTAACGCATGCATGACTTAGCCTTCTCGATAAACTCTGCTTCACCTTCTTTAAGGCTGATAGAGTTAACAACAGCTTTACCTTGAATGCAGCGGAGGCCTTCTTCGATAACATCCCATTTAGAAGAGTCGACCATGATTGGTACTTTAGATATATCAGGCTCGGAGGCAATAAGCTTTAAGAACTTATTCATTGCCTCTTTAGACTCAAGCATGCCTTCATCCATGTTGATATCGATGATTTGAGCACCGTTTTCAACTTGTTGACGAGCCACGTCTAAGGCTTCTTCAAACTGTTCTTCTTTAATGAGTCTTAAAAACTTAGCTGAACCCGTGACGTTGGTTCGCTCACCCACATTGATAAAAAGTGCATTTTCATCAAAGGTGAATGCTTCAAGGCCAGAAAGTTTAAGAGCAGGCTTTATGTCAGGGATTTTATGGGGACTAAATGGTGCGACTGCATCAGCAATAGCTTTTATGTGCTCGGGTGATGAGCCACAGCAACCGCCTATTAGGTTAACAAAACCATCTTCTGCAAATGACTTAACGATATCGGCCATTTCTTCTGGTGTCTGGTCATATTCACCAAACTCATTGGGTAGACCAGCATTGGGGTAAGCACTAATTAATACATTGGATTTTTTTGAAAGCTCTTCAATGTAGGGGCGAAGAGCATCAGCGCCTAACGCACAGTTGAGGCCAACACTGAGTGGTTTTGCATGAGAAACTGAAAGCCAAAAAGCTTCTGCTGTTTGACCTGAAAGTGTACGACCTGAAGCATCTGTAATGGTGCCTGAGATCATGATAGGAAGCTCAGTCCCGCTGTCTATAAAGAATTGTTGGGTTGCGTAGATCGCCGCTTTGGAATTAAGTGTGTCGAATATTGTCTCGATCAGAATTATGTCGACGCCGCCTTCACATAAGGCTTTTACTGCTAGGTAATAGTTATCGACTAACTCTTGAAATGTAACGTTACGATAGCCAGGGTTGTTAACATCGGGTGAAATAGAGGCTGTTCGAGATGTTGGGCCAACTGCGCCCGCTACAAATCGTGGTTTTTCAGGCGTTATAAGTGTTTGTTGGTCTGCCACTTCGCGCGCTAATTTGGCCGACTCAAAGTTTAACTCGTATACCAGCTCTTCCATACCGTAATCGGCTTGAGATACTACGGTCGAGTTAAACGTGTTGGTGCCTAAAATATCAGCGCCGGCATCTAGGTACTGCTGATGTATTGTTTTGATGATGTCTGGCTGTGTGATGCTAAGAAGGTCGTTATTGCCTTTTAGATCGCTAGGGTGGGCGCTAAACCGTGTTCCGCGGTAATCTTCCTCAGAAAATTTATAGCCCTGGATCATTGTCCCCATGGCCCCGTCCAGAATTAAGATACGGTTATTTAAGGCTTCGTACAGTTGTTCAATTCTGTTATGGCGATCAGTCATGGCTTAGGCTAACCTTCTTCTGCAATATATTTTAGTTATCGTCGAGATTGGTGATTGCTGCTTTACGTCTGTTAGTCTGTAAGACAGAAACACGGAAAACCCGAATGAATAGGGTGGATAGGCCCCTATTAAGTAGTCGGCTACTATAACAAATTGAATAGAGCTCGTCTTTATACATATAGGGACGTTGTGCTCAGTTCATGTGATTTATCAATTAAGGTGGATAAACCGAGAAAAATAACCAACTAAATTACTAGGTCTTCTACATTCGTGAAATATACCGTAAAATAGGAACAAATCAATTATTGTTATTATTAGTGGTGAATTTAATGGTCACGGTTACAGAGTCTGCTCAAGGTTATCTAAAGACGCTTATCGATAAGCAAGATACTGGAGATATGGGCGTTAGAATGTTTGTAACTCAGCCAGGAACAAAAATGGCTGAAACATGTTTGGCCTATTGTAAGCCTGATGAAATTGTCGCAGACGATGAAAAAATACAGTTAGATAGCTTTACTTTGTACCTCGAACAAAAAAGCTTACCTTTTTTAGAAGAGGCGCTGGTTGATTATGCCGCCGATAAAATGGGCGGTCAGCTAACGATTAAGGCGCCTAACGCTAAAGTGCCTAAGGTGAGCGATGACTCGCCATTAAATGAGCAGGTCAACTACGTGCTGGTTACAGAAATCAACCCAGGCCTATCTGCACACGGCGGTGATGTTTCACTAGTCGATATTGTTGAAGGTAATGTTGCTATCCTGAAATTTGGTGGTGGTTGTCAAGGGTGCAGTGCTGTTAGCATCACGCTTAAAGAAGGTGTTGAGAAGACCCTTAAAGAAAGAATTCCGCAGCTTGGCGGTGTTCGCGATGTAACCGATCACAGTGTTACTGATAACGCTTATTTTCAATAAGGTCAGTTCAGTTCTCATCAGGTTTAGCTCATAAGGGCTTAGCTGCCGGTATGGCAAATCAAAGTGTGTTATCGCTTGATAAAACAGATAACACACTTGTACCCCAAGATTTATTTTCTGAACGTTTCACCGTTGATATCTACGTCTGTCTAGGGTTTTCTGCTGCCAGATCAACCGCTATGGCTGTGCTTTGTGGTCTATCGTACAATAAATGCCAAGTGCAGCTCAAAACAGTACACTTGATCAGTTATTGTGATTATTTTCGTTTACAATTCACCTATTTATAATCTTGAATGAAGGCATAATGGACCTGCAATTATCACAATTCTTTGAGAGTCTACACTGGGCTAACTATTTTAGTCTGCCGATAATGGCTGCTTTAATAGGCTGGGCAACCAATTGGGTGGCGATCAAAATGACGTTCTACCCTTTAACTTTTCGAGGTGTGTCACCGTTTTTAGGTTGGCAAGGGGTGGTTCCTCGTAAGGCTGAAAAAATGGCATCGATTGTAGTCGATCGAACTATTACACGGTTTGGCAATATGGATGATGTATTCCAAAAGCTTGAACCAGAAAAAATTACAGCACAAATCATTTCACAGATTGAGCCGCGAATAGAAGAGTACATTGATGAAATAATGTATGAGCAACAAGCGGTGTTGTGGGACAACCTGCCACTATCTATTAAAAATAAGGTTTATCAATGGGCTCATACGCAGATTCCTCGTAGGGTAGAGGGGTTGGTTGCAGATTTTGGGTCAGAGTTGAGTGAGCTAATTGATGTAAAAGAGTTGTTTGTAGAAGAACTAAAGAAGCACCCTGAGTTGATGGTACGTATATTTAAAGAAGTTGGCGATAAAGAGTTTAGCCTTATTGTTAAGAGTGGCTTGTTATTCGGCTTTATGTTCGGATTTATTCAAATACCTTTGTGGTTAGCGTATGGCGAGTTTTGGATGCTACCTGTCTTTGGGTTTATTGTAGGTTTTGCCACCAACTGGCTGGCCCTTAATGTTATTTTTAGGCCACTATATCCGCGCACGTTTTTGGGGATGACCTTTCAAGGGCTATTTTTAAGGCGTCAAGATGAAGTGTCAGACGTGTGGAGTCGGTTAGTAGCGGAAGAACTGATTACCGTTGAGCGGGCAGCTAACGCCATGGTATTTGGTCGTTATGCTAATCGTACTCGGGCTATTATTCAAAAGCATATAAGGCCAATGCTTGATCAAGCGGGTATCTTAAAGCTTGTAGCGCAATTGACAGTAGGGGCTTCGGGCTATGTTGACCTAAAGCGCGCACTAAACAATAAAGCGATTGAAGTCTCAGTGGACCCCTTTCATGACCCCTCTTTTAATAAAAGCCGCTCGGCTGTCGTGGCGGCTGCAATGTCTGATCGCATGAAATCACTATCACCTCCAGAATTTCAAGACGTACTAAGACCTGCTTTTCAAGAAGAAGAAATTCAATTAATGCTGATTGGTGGCGTGCTAGGGGCTGCGGCAGGTATCGTACAATGGTTGGTTATTTTTTCTTAAGTGATGTAATGCTTCTAGGTACTATTGACTCAGTAAAGGGCTTTGTATTGAAATAACAAAGCCCTCTTGGCGCGTTTAGTTGAAGCGGGATTTGTTTCGTTCAGCCCACTGCTTTCGTGCGAGCTCAAGTGCTTGCGTCTGATTATCAGCCTTGCCTGTTATCTTAAGTGCTAACGCCATTGTTCCTGTAATAGCGCCTTCTGCGTATTCGTCATCACATTTACCTGACCATACGTCCTTCATATAGTTCACTGACATATCGTCAGCTTTAACATGGCGTTTCTCAAACATTTTTGGCCATGTTTCTTGATTTAAACCGTTGTCACCTGAATACAAAACATCTAAAGCGTTATCAGGGTTTCGCTCTATCTCTCCACCTTCACCTTTGATGACTGCGATTTTTTTATATCCTAGAAGTTGGCCTGCCTCTTGGTGCATCGTGCTATAAGCGGGGTGAAAGATGCCTTGTAAGACTGTGTCGGCATTGAGTGGGTTGATTAATCGTGAAAGCGAATGAACAGGTGAGCGTAGGCCTAGTATTGGCCGCATGTTAATCATCTGATCCATTCTAGGGGATAGTATGGATAGTGGCATGTAGCAGAAGTGGGTATTTGAAATAGCGTTCTGCGCGTGCTTCCAGTCTCTAGAGATTGGGACACCTAATTCTATGAGTGCGTCCTCTGTGTACATACGGTCAGCGGTGTGTCCGCTAGCACCATGCATAAATATATTCATGCCGTGCTCGGCAAGGCATAACGCTGAAAACAAATACCAGGCAGGGTGACGTCTCTTTCCTGCATATGATGACCAGTCAAGATCAGCGCTTATATTGCTGGGGGCATTTATTTTTGTTTTTGCAGCTTTAACAAATCCGCTAAGCTCTTGTGGTGACTCTTCTTTAACTCTTAATAGCATTAGAAACGCACCAAGTTGGAGGTCTTCGACCTTGTCTTCAAGAATCATAGACATGGCTTCGAGTG includes these proteins:
- a CDS encoding glycosyl transferase family protein, whose product is MTTLKPRNYEEHPFAEYVRILGKGKKGSRSLTEEEALEAMSMILEDKVEDLQLGAFLMLLRVKEESPQELSGFVKAAKTKINAPSNISADLDWSSYAGKRRHPAWYLFSALCLAEHGMNIFMHGASGHTADRMYTEDALIELGVPISRDWKHAQNAISNTHFCYMPLSILSPRMDQMINMRPILGLRSPVHSLSRLINPLNADTVLQGIFHPAYSTMHQEAGQLLGYKKIAVIKGEGGEIERNPDNALDVLYSGDNGLNQETWPKMFEKRHVKADDMSVNYMKDVWSGKCDDEYAEGAITGTMALALKITGKADNQTQALELARKQWAERNKSRFN
- the nfuA gene encoding Fe-S biogenesis protein NfuA, which translates into the protein MVTVTESAQGYLKTLIDKQDTGDMGVRMFVTQPGTKMAETCLAYCKPDEIVADDEKIQLDSFTLYLEQKSLPFLEEALVDYAADKMGGQLTIKAPNAKVPKVSDDSPLNEQVNYVLVTEINPGLSAHGGDVSLVDIVEGNVAILKFGGGCQGCSAVSITLKEGVEKTLKERIPQLGGVRDVTDHSVTDNAYFQ
- the metH gene encoding methionine synthase: MTDRHNRIEQLYEALNNRILILDGAMGTMIQGYKFSEEDYRGTRFSAHPSDLKGNNDLLSITQPDIIKTIHQQYLDAGADILGTNTFNSTVVSQADYGMEELVYELNFESAKLAREVADQQTLITPEKPRFVAGAVGPTSRTASISPDVNNPGYRNVTFQELVDNYYLAVKALCEGGVDIILIETIFDTLNSKAAIYATQQFFIDSGTELPIMISGTITDASGRTLSGQTAEAFWLSVSHAKPLSVGLNCALGADALRPYIEELSKKSNVLISAYPNAGLPNEFGEYDQTPEEMADIVKSFAEDGFVNLIGGCCGSSPEHIKAIADAVAPFSPHKIPDIKPALKLSGLEAFTFDENALFINVGERTNVTGSAKFLRLIKEEQFEEALDVARQQVENGAQIIDINMDEGMLESKEAMNKFLKLIASEPDISKVPIMVDSSKWDVIEEGLRCIQGKAVVNSISLKEGEAEFIEKAKSCMRYGAAAVVMAFDEDGQADTFERKTEICKRSYDVLTSIGFPPQDIIFDPNIFAIATGIDEHSNYAVDFIEATAWIKQNLPYASISGGVSNVSFSFRGNNPVREAIHSVFLYHAIKAGMNMGIVNPGQLVIYDDIDPILKERVEDAVLNRREDSTDRLLEIADNYRGDGVQQKKEDLAWRDFSVKKRLEHALVKGITTYIIEDTEAARLEADRPIHVIEGPLMDGMNVVGDLFGEGKMFLPQVVKSARVMKQAVAHLLPFIEAEKGEATKAKGKILMATVKGDVHDIGKNIVGVVLQCNNFEVIDLGVMVPCETILKRAKEENVDIIGLSGLITPSLDEMVHVAKEMQREGFEIPLMIGGATTSKAHAAVKIEPRFKNDIAIYVSDASRSVAVSTSLLSDTMKPEFVKGIREEYEGVRERRKNRAAKTPLLTYKEAINRQFKTDWDNYTPPAPTFTGLKTFVDYPLEELIAYIDWTPFFIAWDLAGKYPKILSDEKVGEAATSLFNDAQTMLKKMIDEKLLTARAVIGFWPANTVNSDSIELYSDDARTECFQTLHHLRQQTDKATEKPNYSLADFIAPKESGKQDYIGGFVVTAGIGAEELAKNYQDNNDDYNSILVKALADRLAEAFAERMHERVRKEFWGYANQEALDNQDLIKERYKGIRPAPGYPACPEHTEKGSLFKILDATANSGVELTDHYAMMPASSVSGFYYSHPESSYFAVGRINRDQVASYAKRKNMSLKEAERWLSPNLAYEAD
- a CDS encoding DUF445 domain-containing protein produces the protein MDLQLSQFFESLHWANYFSLPIMAALIGWATNWVAIKMTFYPLTFRGVSPFLGWQGVVPRKAEKMASIVVDRTITRFGNMDDVFQKLEPEKITAQIISQIEPRIEEYIDEIMYEQQAVLWDNLPLSIKNKVYQWAHTQIPRRVEGLVADFGSELSELIDVKELFVEELKKHPELMVRIFKEVGDKEFSLIVKSGLLFGFMFGFIQIPLWLAYGEFWMLPVFGFIVGFATNWLALNVIFRPLYPRTFLGMTFQGLFLRRQDEVSDVWSRLVAEELITVERAANAMVFGRYANRTRAIIQKHIRPMLDQAGILKLVAQLTVGASGYVDLKRALNNKAIEVSVDPFHDPSFNKSRSAVVAAAMSDRMKSLSPPEFQDVLRPAFQEEEIQLMLIGGVLGAAAGIVQWLVIFS